Part of the Streptomyces sp. NBC_01264 genome, GCCGGCACCCCCGGGCCCGAGGAGCTCGCGAAGGCGCTGCTCGGGCTGGTGCGGGAGTACGACTCCACGCGCGGCGGGTTCGGCGGTGCGCCGAAGTTCCCGCCGTCCATGGTGCTGGAGTTCCTGCTGCGCCACCACGCCCGGACCGGGGCCGAGGGGGCGCTGGAGATGGCGGCCGATACGTGTGAGGCCATGGCGCGGGGCGGGATCTACGACCAGCTCGGGGGCGGGTTCGCGCGGTACTCCGTGGACCGGGAGTGGGTCGTGCCCCACTTCGAGAAGATGCTGTACGACAATGCGCTGCTCTGTCGGGTCTATGCCCACCTCTGGCGCACCACCGGGGACGATCTCGCGCGGCGGGTCGCCCTGGAGACCGCCGACTTCATGGTCCGTGAACTGCGCACCCGTGAGGGCGGCTTCGCCTCCGCGCTGGATGCCGACAGTGAGGACCCGGAGACCGGCAAGCACGTGGAGGGCGTCTACTACGCCTGGACCCCGGCCCAGTTGCGCGAGGTGCTCGGGGAGGAGGACGGGGATCTGGCCGCCGCCTGTTTCGGGGTGACGGAGGAGGGGACCTTCGAGCACGGGATGTCGGTGCTCCAACTGCCCTCGCAGGGGCCGGACATCGGTGAGGAGCGGCTCGCCGGGTTCAAGGAGCGGCTGCTCGCCGCGCGGCAGGCGCGGCCCGCGCCCGGGCGGGACGACAAGGTCGTCGCCGCCTGGAACGGGCTGGCCATCGCGGCCCTCGCCGAGTGCGGGGCCTTCTTCGACCGGCCCGACCTGGTCGAGCGGGCCACGGAGGCCGCCGATCTGCTGGTCAGGGTGCACATGGACGGGAGGGCCCGGCTCGCGCGGACCAGCAAGGACGGGCGGGTCGGGGCGAACGCCGGGGTGCTGGAGGACTACGGGGACGTCGCCGAGGGGTTCCTGGCGCTGGGGGCCGTCACCGGGGAAGGGGTCTGGCTGGAATTCGCCGGGTTCCTCGTCGATCTGGTCCTGGCCCGGTTCACCGCCGAGGACGGCTCGCTGTACGACACCGCGCACGACGCGGAGCAGCTGATCAGGCGGCCGCAGGACCCGACCGACACCGCCGCTCCCTCCGGCTGGACCGCCGCCGCCGGCGCGTTGCTGTCGTACGCCGCGCACACCGGTTCGCAGGCGCACCGTACGGCGGCCGAGCGGGCGCTCGCGGTGGTGCACGCGCTCGGGCCGCGCGCTCCGCGCTTCATCGGGCACGGGCTGGCGGTGGCGGAGGCGCTGGTCGACGGTCCGCGCGAGGTGGCCGTGGTGGGTCATCCGGAAGATCCGGCGCGGGCGGAGCTGCACCGGGTCGCGTTGCTGGGGACGGCTCCCGGGGCGGTCGTGGCGACGGGTCTGCCGGGGGCCGCGGACGGGAGTGGTGGGGAGTTCCCCCTTCTGGCCGAGCGCACGCTCGTGCACGAGCTCCCGACGGCGTATGTCTGTCGACATTTCGTCTGCGCGCGGCCTACGACCGATCCGGTCGAGCTGGCGGAGCAGTTGGGTACGGTTCGTCCCTGAAAGTACGGGAGTGCCGTCAATTCCGTTTGTTTCAAGCTCAGTTCGGCAACGTGGTTTTTATCTCGACAGCGCCTGCGCGTCATGTTCCCTGCCTAGTCTCATGACTTCGGAGTCACCGATCAGTCACTGTCAGCGCCGTGGGGCGCCGGCGTAGAGCGCACCGGGGGTTGCGCGAGCGGGGGGAAGTCGGGGACGGGGCGAGGGTGGCGGGCTGGGGAGCCCGCCGCCGCGCAGGCCCGTCCCCGGGGGGTTGTGAGATCGCCGCCTGGGGTTGCGGCACGTCTGTGGGGGACGCTTTGTTCATATCCGTGTTCATTTGTGTCGTATCGCTCGCGCTCTTCTGGATGGCGGCGTTCACGCTCTGGTGGCAGATGCACGCGTGGCGGACGCCCGAGACGCTCGCCTCGACCCGCTTCGACAGCCCCGACGGCGGCGGCAGGCTGGCCTTCTCCCTGCTGCTGCCAGCCCGGCACGAGCAGGCGGTGCTGGAGCACACCATCGAACGGCTCCTGGAATCGAGCCACCGCGACTACGAGATCATCGTGATCGTCGGCCACGACGATCCCGGGACCGCGGAGGTGGCCGAGCGGGCCGCGGCCCGCGCGCCCGGTCTCGTCCGGGTCGTCACCGACCACCACGAGGTCAAGAACAAGCCGAAGGCCCTCAACACCGCCCTCCCGCACTGCCGGGGCGACATCGTCGGGGTCTTCGACGCCGAGGACCAGGTCCATCCCGAGCTGCTGTCCCACGTGGACCACGCCTTCCGCGCCACCGGCGCCGACGTGGTCCAGGGTGGGGTCCAGCTCATCAACTTCCACTCCAGCTGGTACAGCCTGCGCAACTGCCTGGAGTACTTCTTCTGGTTCCGCTCCCGGCTCCACCTGCACGCGGAGAAGGGGTTCATCCCGCTCGGCGGCAACACCGTGTTCGTGCGCACCGAGGTCCTGCGCGAGGCCGGCGGCTGGGACCCGAACTGCCTCGCCGAGGACTGCGACCTGGGCGTGCGGCTGTCCTCCGTCGGCAAGAAGGTGGTCGTCGCCTACGACTCCGACATGGTGACCCGCGAGGAGACCCCGGGGTCGCTGGTCAGCCTGCTCAAGCAGCGCACCCGCTGGAACCAGGGATTCCTCCAGGTGTACCGCAAGAAGGACTGGCAGCAGCTGCCCGGCCGCGGTCAGCGCTGGCTGGCCCGCTACACGCTCATGACCCCCTTCATGCAGGCCACTTCGGGGGTGATCATCCCGGTGAACTTCGCCGTCGCCGTCTTCCTCGACGTGCCCGTCGGGGTCGCGATCGTCACCTTCCTGCCGATGATCACCGCGATGGTGACCTTCGTGTTCGAGGTGGTCGGCCTGCACGACTTCGGCCGCCAGTACGGGCTACGGGTGCGGTTCGTCCACTACGTCAAGCTCGTGGTCGGCGGCCCGTTCTACCAGGTGATGCTGGCCGGCGCCGCGATCCGCGCGGTCTGGCGCGAGCAGCGCGGCCGCAACGAGTGGGAGCTCACCAGCCACACCGGAGCCCACCTCGCGTCCCCGTCCGGCGACGCCCCGAGCAGCGCGAACAGCCCGAGCAGCACGAGCACCCCGAACACCCTCACCCGAGAGGACAGCCACCGGTGACCGCCACCCTGCCCACGGCCACTGATCCCGAGCCCGGTTCGACCATCACCGACCCCGTCACCGCGCCCGCCGTCGCCGACGTAGCCGTCGACGCCGCCACCGACGCCGCCCGCATCCCGCGCCAGCGCACCGGCGGACTCGGGGTCCGCCCCGCCGCGCCGGCCCGGCCGCTCGTCCGGTTCCGCTCCTCGCGCCCCGACCTGCTGCTGTGCGGGGCGCTGCTGCTCGCGATCCTGCTCGTACAGGGCTGGAACATCACGAACTTCCCGACCCTCAGCGACGACGAGGGCACCTACCTCGCCCAGGCCTGGGCCGTCCAGCAGGGCAAGGGACTGGCGCACTACACCTATTGGTACGACCACCCCCCGCTCGGCTGGATCCAGATAGCGGGCCTGACGTACCTGCCGTCCCTGTTCGTGCCCGACGCGATGACGGTCGCGCCGATGCGGTTCTCGATGCTCGCCGTCTCCGCCGCCAGCTCGGTCCTGCTGTACGTGCTCGCGCGTCGGCTCTGGCTGCCGCGCTGGGCGGCCGGCCTGGCCATGGGCCTGTTCGGGCTCTCCCCGCTGTCCGTCGTGCTCCAGCGGGAGATCTTCCTCGACAACATCGCCGTGATGTGGATGCTGCTGGCCTTCTGCCTCGCCGCGTCCCCCAGCCGCCACCTGTGGCACCACTTCGCCTCCGGACTGGCGGCCGCCACCGCCGTGCTGACGAAGGAGACGATGCTGGTGGTGCTCCCGGCGCTGCTGGTGACGATGTGGCGCCACAGTCACCGGGACACCCGCAAGTTCGCCGTCACCGGAGCCGTCACCGCCTGCGTGCTGATCGGGATCACGTACCCCCTGTACGCGCTGCTCAACGCCGAGCTGCTGCCCGGCTCCGGCCACGTCTCCCTCATCGGCGGGATCGTCTACCAGATGGGCCGGGCCGGCTCCGGCTTCATCCTGGACCCCGGCTCCGGCTCGCACGGGGTCTTCCAGTCCTGGCTGTACTACGACACCGTGCTGCCGCTCGGCGGACTGGCCGGCGCGGTCCTGCTCCTCGTCACCATCCGGTGGTCGGTCACGGCCCGGGCGCTCGCGGGTCCGGCGCTGGCCGTGGTCATCCTCGCCCTCGTCGCCCTGCGGCCCTCCGGCTACCTCCCGGCGATGTACGTGATCCAGGCGCTGCCCTTCCTGGCGCTGGTCCTGGCCGGGGGCGCGGCCAGTGTCACGCACGCCGTGCTGCGCCGCCGCCGCGCAGCGGGGGAGCGGCGCGCCCTGGCCTACGGGCGCTGGGCGCTGGTCGGAGTCCTGGCCGTCGCGGCCGCCGGGTACCTCGTACCGCGCTGGTACGACGGCAACCGTACGGCGCTCACGGCCGACGCGAACGCCCCGTACCGGCAGGCCGCGGCCTGGCTCGGGCGCGAGGTGCCCGATCCGGCGACGACCCGGGTGCTGGTCGACGACGCGCTGTGGCTGGACGCCGTCCACCACGGGTTCGACCCGGGGCTCGGCGCCATCTGGTTCTACAAGGCCGATCTGGACCCGGCGGTCACCAAGACCCTGCCCGGCGGCTGGCGGGACATCGACTACGTGGTCTCCTCGCCCACCGTCCGGCGCGACGCGGCGCAACTGCCCAACGTGAAGGCGGCGCTGGAGCATTCGACGCCGGTCGCCGTCTTCGGTGCGGGCGAGGACCGCATCGAGATCCGGCGTACCGACCCCACGGCCTCCACCGTCAACGGGAGTTGATCCGGCATGAGCGAAGATCTGTGGGCCCCGCCTGCCCTGCACGCACCGCACGCACCGCAGGCCCCGCACCTGCCGGAGGCCGTCGTCGAGGCGCCCGCCCCGGGCAGTGTCACCCTCATCGTCCCGACCTTCAACGAGGCTGGAAACATAGCCGAGTTGCTGAGCAGGCTGGCCGCGTCGCTGCCGGCGCACCTGCCGGTGTCGGTGCTGTTCGTCGACGACTCCACGGACGACACCCCGGCCGTCATCGAGAAGGCGGCCCTGGAGTGCGCCTTCCCGGTGGCGGTCCTGCACCGGGATAGCCCCGAGGGCGGGCTCGGCGGCGCCGTCGTGGAGGGGATCGGACGGTCGGACACCGACTGGATCGTCGTCATGGACGCCGATCTGCAGCATCCGCCCCACCTGGTGCCCGAGCTCGTCGGGGAGGGCGAGCGCACCGGCGCCGACCTGGTCGTGGCCTCCCGCTACATCGCGGGCGGCAGCCGGGCCGGGCTCGCCGGGGGCTACCGGATCGCCGTCTCGCGCGGGGCGACCTGGCTGGCCAAGGGGCTCTTCCCGCGCGCCCTGCGCGGGATCAGCGATCCGATGAGCGGGTTCTTCGCGATGCGCCGCTCGGCGGTGACGCAGGAGGCGCTGAAGCCGCTGGGCTACAAGATCCTGATGGAGCTGGCCGTGCGCTGCAAGCCGGCGCGGGTGGCCGAGGTGCCGTTCGTCTTCCAGGAGCGCTTCGCGGGGGAGTCGAAGTCCACCGCCCGGGAGGGCCTGCGGTTCCTGACCCACCTCGCCTCGCTGCGCTCGGCGACCCCGTTGGCGCGGATGATCGGCTTCGGGCTGGTCGGGCTCTCCGGCTTCGTCCCGAACCTGGCCGCGCTGTGGATGCTCACGCACACCGGGATGAACTACCTGGTCGCCGAGGTGGTGGCGAACCAGGCAGGGGTGCTGTGGAACTTCCTCCTCATCGAGACCCTGCTGTTCCGCGACCGGCGCCGGCACCGCCACTGGGGCGACCGGCTCGGGCGCTTCACGCTGCTGGCCAACGCCGATCTGCTGCTGCGGATCCCGCTGATCGCGGTGTTCGTCGGCACGTGGGGCTTCGGCGTGCTGTCCGCGACGGCGCTCGCCCTCGTCACCACCTTCGTGCTGCGGTTCGCGGCGACGGAGGCCCTCGTCTACCTCCCGCGCAAGGCGGGCCGTACGCAAACGAGTTGAGCCGCACGAAGGGATGCTCCCCATGGGAAGGAAGATCCGGCGCAGGGCAGGGTGGCGGGCCGCTCTGCTGGCCGTCGGGGCGATGACCGGTGGCCTGCTGCTGACCGCACCGCAGCAGGCCACGGCCGGACCGCCCAACCTGCTCACCAACCCCGGTTTCGAGACGGCCGGTCCGGCCGGTTCCGACATGCCGTCCTGCTGGTCGAAGTCCGGCTGGGGCGACAACGACTTCACCTTCGCCACCGTCGCCGACGCGCACTCCGGCACCAAGGCGATGAAGGTCTCGCTCACCCGCCGGGTGGACGGCGACCGCAAGGCCCTGGTCACCGAGAACGGCACCTGCGCCCCGACGGTGGTGCCGGGCAAGCAGTACGACCTGTCGGCCTGGTACAAGTCGAACACCCCGGACGTGTCGGTGACGGTGTTCCGCCACGACGCGGTGGCCGGCTGGCAGTACTGGACCGATCTGCAGAATCCCCCCGTCAGTGCCGCGTGGGCGCGCACGGAGGTCCGTACGCCCGCGGTCCCGCCGGGCACCGACAAGATCGCGTGGGGACTGTCCGTCTACGGGGTGGGCACGCTCACCACCGACGACTACGCGCTGGAGGAGGTGGGCGCGGTCCCGCCGCAGCCCACCTGCACGGGTACGGCCACCGAGTGCGCCAAGGGCAAGTGGGAGGTGATCGCCGCCAAGAACCCGGTGCGTTCGATGCACGCCGTCGTGCTGAAGAACGGCAAGGTGCTGCTGATCGCGGGTTCGGGCAACGACATCGCCCAGTTCAACGCGGGCACCTTCACCTCCGCCGTCTACGATCCGGCGAACGGCTCGTTCAAGACGATCCCGACGCCGGTGGACATGTTCTGCTCCGGGCACGTCCAGCTGTCCGACGGCCGGGTGCTGGTGATGAGCGGGAACAAGGGCTATCCGTCGGCCGACGGCACGATCGGCTACCAGGGGCTGAAGGACTCGTACACCTTCGACCCGGCGACCGAGAAGTACACGAAGACGAACGACATGAACGGCGGGCACTGGTACCCGTCGGCGACGATCCTCGGCAACGGTGACGTGATCTCCTTCGGCGGGCTGAAGGAGGACTCCACGGGCAACGTGACCGCGGAGAAGTTCTCGGCGGCGCAGAACAAGTGGCTGCCGATGAACGAGGTCAACCAGACCTGGTCGTACTGGGGCCTGTACCCGTCGATGATCCTCATGCAGGACGGCCGGCTCTTCTACTCGGGCAGCCACACCTTCGGCAACGGCACCCCGGGCACCGGCGCCTCGGTGTACGACTACGGCGCCAACACCATCACCGACGTACCCGGCCTGCGCAACAAGGACGAGCGCGACGAGTCGGCGAGCGTGCTGCTGCCCCCGGCCCAGGACCAGCGGGTCCTGACCATCGGCGGCGGCAACAACGAGCGCAACCCGGCGGCGAACCGGCTCACCGACATCATCGACCTGAAGAAGCCGAGCCCCGCCTACACGGCCGGCCCGGACATCCCCCAGGGCCTGGTCGACCAGGGCCAGGGCAAGCGGCCGCAGACCGGCGCCGAGGGCAAGATGTTCGTGTCCGCCGTGCTGCTGCCGGACGGCAAGGTGTTGGAGACCGGCGGCGGTCTGCACGACCGGGCCGACCCGGTGTACGAGGCCTCGTTCTTCGACCCGACCACCAACACCTACCAGCCGGGCCTGGCCACCGACCCGATCCCGCGCACGTACCACTCGGCGTCGTTCCTGATGCCGGACGGCCGCGTCATGTCGGTCGGGGACAACCCGGGCAACGGCACGTACAACCACAACGTGTCGATCTACACCCCGCCGTACCTCTTCAAGGGGGCGCGTCCGCAGATCACCTCGGTGATCGACAACCAGTGGGTGTACGGGGACACGCAGCGCATCACCGTCAACCGGGCGGTCGCCAAGGCGGAGCTGATCCGTCCGGCGGCGGTCACCCACTCCTCGGACCCCAATCAGCGGTTCGTGGACCTGCCGCTGACGGTGGTGAACGGGACCACGATCGACCTGAACGTCACCAGCAACCCTAACCTGGCCCCGCCCGGCTGGTACATGCTCTTCGCGGTCGACGCGAACGGCGTCCCCTCCATCGCGCAGTGGGTGCACCTGGGCGGCCCGTCGGCCCTGGCGGCGTCCGCCGAGCCCCCGACCGCGCACGAGCACACCTTCGCGAACGAGCTGGCGGCGCCGAAGAAGAACCCGGCGAAGCGGGACTCGGCCCCGGTGGCCCCGAACGTGGCCGGCTGCGACCGGCACTACGGCACGGCCAACGTGTGCGTGCCCACGCGGTTCCCGGCGGAGGTGAAGGCGACGACGAAGGCCCGCTGCGACTGGCTGGCCGCCCACAAGTACCCGGCCCGCCTGAAGGTCAACGGCAGCGACCCGCTCCGGCTGGACCCGGACGGCGACGGTTACGCCTGCACGTAGGCGCGCGCCGTCCCTGGGCGCGCGCCGTACCGGGGCGGGGCCCCGTCGCTCACGCGGCGGGGCCCCGGCCCGTCTAGTGCGTGTACGCGGCGATCGAGATGCCCACGTAGTGGGCGACGAAGGCGGCCAGGGTCAGGGAGTGGAAGACCTCGTGGAAGCCGAAGAAGCGGGGGGAGGGGTTCGGCCGCTTCATGCCGTAGATGACGCCGCCGACGCTGTAGAGGAGGCCGCCGACGATGACCAGGACCAGGACGGCGATGCCGCCGGTGCGCAGGAAGTCGGGGAGGAAGAAGACGGCCGCCCAGCCCATGGCGATGTAGCAGGGGGTGTACAGCCAGCGCGGGGCGCCGACCCAGAAGACGCGGAAGGCGATGCCGGCCGCGGCCGCGATCCAGACCGCCCAGAGCAGGGTGCGCCCGGTGGAGTCGGGCAGCAGCAGGACGGTCAGCGGGGTGTACGTGCCCGCGATGATCAGGAAGATGTTGGCGTGGTCGAGCCGCCGCAGGATGGCCTCGCTGCGCGGGCCCCACGTACCGCGGTGGTAGACGGCGCTGACTCCGAAGAGCAGGCAGGCGGTGAGCACGTACACCCCGCACGCCACCCGGGCCCGGGTCGAGTCGGTGAAGGCCATCAGGACGAGGCCGGCGATCACCACGGCGGGGAACATGCCGGTGTGGAGCCAGCCGCGCATGAGCGGCTTGGCCTCCTGATCGGCGGTTTCGACCATCGGAGCGGCCACGGCAGCGGCGTCGGAAGTCATACCGGCCATGCTACCTACGGTTGCGTAGGTTTCCGTTAGTGCGCTTTACGGAAGATTGACCGGAGTGGCGATGCTCACGTGAGAGGCCCCCTGGACATATGCGCACACGCACCGGATGATCAGATGAGTGCGGTCGACACCGGATGAGCGGAGCGCGAAGCGTCCGGGTCGCGGCCCCCACGGGGCAATCACAAATCAAACCCCTCAACAAGGAGCGATCGTGGCGCGCGACATCGCGGCTGGCACCACTTCCGACGTCCCCACCAAGCACCAGGAGCTGGTCTCCTGGGTAGAGGACATCGCTGCCCTCACCCAGCCCGACCGCATCGTTTGGTGTGACGGCTCCGACGCCGAGTACGAGGCCCTCTGCGAGGAGCTCGTCGCCAAGGGCACCTTCAAGAAGCTGGACCCGGCCAAGCGCCCGAACTCGTACTACGCGGCCTCCGACCCCTCCGACGTCGCGCGCGTCGAGGACCGGACCTTCATCTGCTCCGAGAAGGAGGAGGACGCGGGCCCGACCAACCACTGGAAGGCCCCTTCCGAGATGAAGGAGCTGTTCGCGGGCAAGGGCGAGGAAGGCGGCATCTTCCGCGGCTCCATGAAGGGCCGCACGATGTACGTCGTCCCCTTCTGCATGGGCCCCCTCGGCTCGGAGCTCTCCGCCATCGGCGTCGAGATCACCGACTCCGCCTACGTCGCGGTCGCCATGCGCACCATGACCCGGATGGGCCAGGCCGTCCTCGACGAGCTCGGCACCGACGGGTTCTTCGTCAAGGCCGTCCACACCCTCGGCGCCCCGCTCGCCGAGGGCCAGGACGACGTGCCGTGGCCGTGCAACACCACCAAGTACATCTCGCACTTCCCCGAGACCCGCGAGATCTGGTCCTACGGCTCGGGCTACGGCGGCAACGCCCTGCTCGGCAAGAAGTGCTACGCCCTGCGCATCGCGTCCGTCATGGCCCGCGACGAGGGCTGGCTCGCCGAGCACATGCTCATCCTCAAGCTCACCCCGCCGGCCGGCGAGAGCAAGTACATCGCCGCCGCGTTCCCGAGCGCCTGCGGCAAGACCAACCTGGCGATGCTGGAGCCCACCATCCCGGGCTGGACCGTCGAGACCGTCGGTGACGACATCGCCTGGATGCGCTTCGGCGAGGACGGCCGTCTCTACGCGATCAACCCCGAGGCCGGCTTCTTCGGCGTCGCCCCCGGCACCGGCGAGCACACCAACGCCAACGCCATGAAGACCATGTACGCGAACACCGTCTTCACCAACGTCGCGCTCACCCCGGACGGCTCCGACGTCTGGTGGGAGGGCATGACCGAAGAGGCGCCCGCGCACCTGATCGACTGGAAGGGCAACGCCTGGACCCCGGAGTCCGACACCCCGGCGGCCCACCCCAACGCCCGCTTCGCCGTCCCCGCCTCGCAGTGCCCGACGATCGCCGCCGAGTGGGAGGACCCCAAGGGCGTCCCGATCTCCGCGATCCTCTTCGGCGGCCGCCGCGCCTCCGCCGTGCCGCTGGTCACCGAGTCCTTCGACTGGAACCACGGCGTCTTCATCGGCTCGAACATCGCCTCCGAGAAGACCGCCGCCGCCGAGGGCAAGGTCGGCGAGCTGCGCCGCGACCCCTTCGCCATGCTGCCGTTCTGCGGCTACAACATGGGCGACTACATGGGCCACTGGGTCGACGTCGCCAAGGACAAGGACCAGTCCAAGCTCCCGAAGATCTACTACGTGAACTGGTTCCGCAAGAACGACGCGGGCAAGTTCGTGTGGCCCGGCTTCGGCGAGAACAGCCGCGTCCTGAAGTGGATCGTCGAGCGCCTCGACGGGACCGCCGAGGGCGTGGAGACCCCGATCGGCGTCCTGCCGACCGTCGCCTCCCTGGACACCGACGGCCTGGACCTGCCCGCCGCCGACCTGGAGTTCCTCCTCGCGGTCGACAAGGAGGTCTGGCGCGACGAGGCCTCGCTGGTCCCGGCGCACCTGAACACCTACGGTGACCACACGCCGAAGGAGCTGTGGGACCAGTACGAGGCGCTCGTCGAGCGCCTGGGCTGATCCCCTCGCCCCTCCCCGTGCCCCTCCCCGTGCCCCTCCCCGTGCCCCTCCCCGTGCCGGTTCCCGGCACGACCCCTGAACCCCTGTGGCCGGCTGTCCCCGGCCTCGGGCTGACGCGGGATTCCCCGACCTAGGGTTCCCTGCGGCCTTCCAAATAGGTCGTGTGCGTCTGCTGACGGCGGGCTTCCGTTTCACGGAGGTCCGCCGTCATGCGTTCCGCCTCCTCCCGCAGCAGCGTCAGCTGCCGCTCCAGGTGGCGCTCGGGCGATTCACCGCCCGGCGTGAGCCGGGTCCACCAGCGGGTCCGGTTGTAGGTGTCCACGCACTCCGGCACGTCCGTGCGGATGGCCCGGGTCAGCGCGTGCACCGCCTCCGGGTCGGCGGCCAGGACCCCCGCCACCCAGCCCGGCTCCAGCATCGCCGCGTACAGCTCCAGCAGCCCGGTCAGTACCTCGGCGGGCTCCGACGGCAGGTCCACCTCGCCGACGTACTCCTGGAGCCGCGTGAAGTCCTCCCGTACGAAGCCCAGTTGCTCGGCGGGCTCCGGCGGTACCGGTGGCGCCGGCACTTCCGGCGGGGCGACGAGCGCGCCCGCCCCGTACAGCCCGGCGACCACCACCGGCCAGTACGTGCCGGCCACCCCGGTGAGGGTCAGGCCCACGCCGACGACCCCGCAGGCGCTGCCGGCCAGGTTCTTCTTCGACTCCAGGAACCGCAGGACCCTACTGGTAGCCACGGATCTCCTCGAAGGCTCCGTCCAGCGAACCGTTGCCCTCGGTGGCGTCGAAGAGCCGCCCGCCGGTCAGTTCGGTGATGTGGGCGAGTTCCTTGCGGTCCGAGTCGCCGAACAGCACCGCGAAGACCGGGGTGTGCTTCTGCGTCTCGGGCAGTCCCGCGTAGAAGGCGTCGAACTGCTTGGCCCCGGCGCCCGCGGTGTTCTCGCCGTCCGTCATCAGTACGATCGAGGTGAACGCGTCCGCGTTGCCCTTGCCGAGCTGCTGGTACGCCGCCTGCAGACTGCTGTAGATGGCCGTTCCGCCGTCCGGCTGCAGCGACTTCACGTCCGCGCGGATCGCGTCCAGGGCCGGTCCGGGGTTGCCCGGTTCGACCGTGTGCGTCAGGACCTTCTTCACCTTGTCGCCGAAGGGCAGCAGCGTGACCTCCTCGCGGTCCCGGAACCGCTCTCCGGTACCCGAACTCCCCGTCCCCGTCAGGTCGGTGAGCGCCGACTTCAGCCGGCCGATCCGGTCCTCGTCCGCCATCGAGCCCGAGGTGTCCAGTACGTACACCGTGCGCGAGGGGCGGCGCAGCTCGTTCTCGTAGCTGGCGAGCAGTCCGTCCGCCACCGAGCGGGTGCCCGGGAAGGGGAGCTCGCGGCGCTTGTCCGGGCTCAGCCCGGCCGCCGGGGTCACCCCGGCCGCCACGGGCCGCCGGAAGGTCGTCTCGGTGATCGTCTTCTGCGCCTCGGCGCCGCTCAGGTACTCGGTCAGCGCGCGCCCCGACTCGCGGGCCCCGGCCGGGGCCGAGGTCAGCAGGGTCAGCGGGTAGTGGGCCGTGACCACGCCGTCGACCGGCCGGATCACCGTCAGGTTCGTCTTCGCGTCCCGGTTCATGGACAGCAGCACCGACTCGTAGTTCACCAGCGCGTCCACGTCCCCGCGCTGGGTGTAGGCCGCGGCCAGCCAGCCCGAGGAGCCCGAGGTCAGCTTCTGCCCGGTGAAGAACCCCTTCAGCATCGGCTGGGCCTTCGCCACGTCCGCGTCCGTCAGCGCCGCCTGTGCGCCCGAGAGCCCGGAGGCCACCGAGATCAGGGCGGAGAAACCGGAGTTGGAACGCACCGGGTCGGTCATCCCGTACGTCAGCTTCCCGGCGGCCACGGCCTCGTGGACCGCCGACCAGGTCACCGACTCGGGCTTCCAGCCCAGCCGGGCCAGCGCCTCGGGCTTCACACCGAGGGCGACCGGTGAGGACATCACCGGGGTCTCGCTCGACAGCTTGCCCGCGGCCTCGGGCCGCAGCCGCAGGTAGTCGTTGGAGGACAGCCAGATGGCGTCGTACTTGCCGTCCGCCTTGCCGGAGGCGATCTGCTCGACCGCGTCGAGGGTCCCCGACATGGTCAGCTCCACGCCGACCCCGGTGGCGGTCTTCGCCGCCTTCAGCACCGCGTCCATGTCGGACAGCTCGCTGGAGGCCAGGACCCGCAGCTTGCCCTCCTGGTACGCGGTCTGCTTCGGCTTCGGGTGGTCGGAGTCCTCCGTGCACGCGCTCGCCCCGAGCAGGGCGGCGGCGAGCGCCACCGCCGCGGCGAGCCGTCTGCGCAGCACGGCG contains:
- a CDS encoding thioredoxin domain-containing protein, whose translation is MPNRLANETSPYLLQHADNPVDWWPWSPEAFAEARERGVPVLLSVGYSSCHWCHVFSFESFEDELVAAYMNEHFVNVKVDREERPDIDAVYMEAVQAATGQGGWPMTVFLTADAEPFYFGTYFPPEPRHGMPSFMQVLEGVRTAWVGRPEEVAEVAQRIVRDLAGRQLDYGKAGTPGPEELAKALLGLVREYDSTRGGFGGAPKFPPSMVLEFLLRHHARTGAEGALEMAADTCEAMARGGIYDQLGGGFARYSVDREWVVPHFEKMLYDNALLCRVYAHLWRTTGDDLARRVALETADFMVRELRTREGGFASALDADSEDPETGKHVEGVYYAWTPAQLREVLGEEDGDLAAACFGVTEEGTFEHGMSVLQLPSQGPDIGEERLAGFKERLLAARQARPAPGRDDKVVAAWNGLAIAALAECGAFFDRPDLVERATEAADLLVRVHMDGRARLARTSKDGRVGANAGVLEDYGDVAEGFLALGAVTGEGVWLEFAGFLVDLVLARFTAEDGSLYDTAHDAEQLIRRPQDPTDTAAPSGWTAAAGALLSYAAHTGSQAHRTAAERALAVVHALGPRAPRFIGHGLAVAEALVDGPREVAVVGHPEDPARAELHRVALLGTAPGAVVATGLPGAADGSGGEFPLLAERTLVHELPTAYVCRHFVCARPTTDPVELAEQLGTVRP
- a CDS encoding glycosyltransferase — encoded protein: MFISVFICVVSLALFWMAAFTLWWQMHAWRTPETLASTRFDSPDGGGRLAFSLLLPARHEQAVLEHTIERLLESSHRDYEIIVIVGHDDPGTAEVAERAAARAPGLVRVVTDHHEVKNKPKALNTALPHCRGDIVGVFDAEDQVHPELLSHVDHAFRATGADVVQGGVQLINFHSSWYSLRNCLEYFFWFRSRLHLHAEKGFIPLGGNTVFVRTEVLREAGGWDPNCLAEDCDLGVRLSSVGKKVVVAYDSDMVTREETPGSLVSLLKQRTRWNQGFLQVYRKKDWQQLPGRGQRWLARYTLMTPFMQATSGVIIPVNFAVAVFLDVPVGVAIVTFLPMITAMVTFVFEVVGLHDFGRQYGLRVRFVHYVKLVVGGPFYQVMLAGAAIRAVWREQRGRNEWELTSHTGAHLASPSGDAPSSANSPSSTSTPNTLTREDSHR
- a CDS encoding ArnT family glycosyltransferase → MPRQRTGGLGVRPAAPARPLVRFRSSRPDLLLCGALLLAILLVQGWNITNFPTLSDDEGTYLAQAWAVQQGKGLAHYTYWYDHPPLGWIQIAGLTYLPSLFVPDAMTVAPMRFSMLAVSAASSVLLYVLARRLWLPRWAAGLAMGLFGLSPLSVVLQREIFLDNIAVMWMLLAFCLAASPSRHLWHHFASGLAAATAVLTKETMLVVLPALLVTMWRHSHRDTRKFAVTGAVTACVLIGITYPLYALLNAELLPGSGHVSLIGGIVYQMGRAGSGFILDPGSGSHGVFQSWLYYDTVLPLGGLAGAVLLLVTIRWSVTARALAGPALAVVILALVALRPSGYLPAMYVIQALPFLALVLAGGAASVTHAVLRRRRAAGERRALAYGRWALVGVLAVAAAGYLVPRWYDGNRTALTADANAPYRQAAAWLGREVPDPATTRVLVDDALWLDAVHHGFDPGLGAIWFYKADLDPAVTKTLPGGWRDIDYVVSSPTVRRDAAQLPNVKAALEHSTPVAVFGAGEDRIEIRRTDPTASTVNGS
- a CDS encoding glycosyltransferase, with product MSEDLWAPPALHAPHAPQAPHLPEAVVEAPAPGSVTLIVPTFNEAGNIAELLSRLAASLPAHLPVSVLFVDDSTDDTPAVIEKAALECAFPVAVLHRDSPEGGLGGAVVEGIGRSDTDWIVVMDADLQHPPHLVPELVGEGERTGADLVVASRYIAGGSRAGLAGGYRIAVSRGATWLAKGLFPRALRGISDPMSGFFAMRRSAVTQEALKPLGYKILMELAVRCKPARVAEVPFVFQERFAGESKSTAREGLRFLTHLASLRSATPLARMIGFGLVGLSGFVPNLAALWMLTHTGMNYLVAEVVANQAGVLWNFLLIETLLFRDRRRHRHWGDRLGRFTLLANADLLLRIPLIAVFVGTWGFGVLSATALALVTTFVLRFAATEALVYLPRKAGRTQTS